The window taaaattctcaagtataagtaaaattttgaaataaaatatttatataatagaatacattatataaactattttgcATTATACaaaaactttttgaatttttaaatataaattaaaaatataaatcaaacttACCACATTTGGAGgatttgaaatatacataGTAACAATAATAAGTCCTATAAATGTAGGTTGAATATCCATGAATCCAAAAGCTTCATATATaggtttataattaataagttttgcatatagaaaaatattcatcaataaatgtagctacaaaaatatatttttataaattaaaaaataaaaaataatacgaaaaaataaataaaaatttaaaaatttacttggcCAAATATAAATCCTTTTAATGCATGACTATGTTTCCAATGTCCTAATTCATGTGCTAATATTGCTAATACTTCATCTGTATTACATCCTTTTACATCTGCTTCATCTTTTGCtggtttaaaatattcttttactaAGGTAtcatataaaacaattcttttatgtttataaaaaccATAGAGATATGCATTGCTATGTGAAGacctttttgaattttcaacaataaatattttataaagaggataattaattgatgCTGCTAATgcttcaatttttgttttcaaatctCCATTTGGAAGAGGtgtatatttatcaaagattGGTGCAATTACTTCTGGATAAATGATCATAAGAAAAAGTGCAgcaactattaaaaatatccaaagatAAAGAAAGCAATACTCTCCTCCACTCTTTATAATCCATATTACAGCACATAAAAGAGGTACTACAATTATTTGATGTACAATGAATTTAAGAAGCTGATCTTTGGCAAAGAATAATGGtgtctaaaatttataacattatttgttaatttattttttcaaattaacaagataaaaagcattatttaatattaaaatttttattttcttacctCTTTGTTAAATCCATAAGCTTGTTCCAcaacaaatgtaaaataaactttaaatggtaaaaatattatatcattaatagtaCTTAAAATGAACATACAAATACCACTCaagagaatttcattttcatcattaaagccaaaatatttaactaaatTAATGCTCCATAACCAAAATCGATGATAACATAAAGTTAACaagaatatctataaatattcaaatatatataatattataggaattatataatttttgttaaatattataatatactttatgcacataattaaaaatttcataccaTGGTACAAAGTTCAGAATATATACTTTCAAAACTATCAAACTTTAatctatctaataaataattatgtgctttattataaacatcttTTGTCATTAAACCTTCGAGAGATTTAGGTAAATTGGTTAAACGCATCATAAAAACACGctagaaaaaagttattatatattattatatatattatatacattattattataaat is drawn from Apis mellifera strain DH4 linkage group LG5, Amel_HAv3.1, whole genome shotgun sequence and contains these coding sequences:
- the LOC551466 gene encoding CAAX prenyl protease 1 homolog isoform X1 translates to MSSFVRFIEENILYEILAISWLLFLWKFYLDLRQRVFMMRLTNLPKSLEGLMTKDVYNKAHNYLLDRLKFDSFESIYSELCTMIFLLTLCYHRFWLWSINLVKYFGFNDENEILLSGICMFILSTINDIIFLPFKVYFTFVVEQAYGFNKETPLFFAKDQLLKFIVHQIIVVPLLCAVIWIIKSGGEYCFLYLWIFLIVAALFLMIIYPEVIAPIFDKYTPLPNGDLKTKIEALAASINYPLYKIFIVENSKRSSHSNAYLYGFYKHKRIVLYDTLVKEYFKPAKDEADVKGCNTDEVLAILAHELGHWKHSHALKGFIFGQLHLLMNIFLYAKLINYKPIYEAFGFMDIQPTFIGLIIVTMYISNPPNVLFQFITVIFKRRFEFEADKFAKNLGHGEALKSSLIKLQKDNLSYPLYDKLYSSWYHSHPELLERLEVIDKEN
- the LOC551466 gene encoding CAAX prenyl protease 1 homolog isoform X2, which gives rise to MSSFVRFIEENILYEILAISWLLFLWKFYLDLRQRVFMMRLTNLPKSLEGLMTKDVYNKAHNYLLDRLKFDSFESIYSELCTMIFLLTLCYHRFWLWSINLVKYFGFNDENEILLSGICMFILSTINDIIFLPFKVYFTFVVEQAYGFNKETPLFFAKDQLLKFIVHQIIVVPLLCAVIWIIKSGGEYCFLYLWIFLIVAALFLMIIYPEVIAPIFDKYTPLPNGDLKTKIEALAASINYPLYKIFIVENSKRSSHSNAYLYGFYKHKRIVLYDTLVKEYFKPAKDEADVKGCNTDEVLAILAHELGHWKHSHALKGFIFGQLHLLMNIFLYAKLINYKPIYEAFGFMDIQPTFIGLIIVTMYISNPPNV